A genomic stretch from Cucurbita pepo subsp. pepo cultivar mu-cu-16 unplaced genomic scaffold, ASM280686v2 Cp4.1_scaffold000179, whole genome shotgun sequence includes:
- the LOC111784279 gene encoding uncharacterized protein LOC111784279 yields the protein MNKRKEVADPKFKDLRANNYLFQTIDCSIQETILDKERKGIWDSMKKKFQGNTKVKRAQLQALCKNFKILHMKEGETFSDFFSRNLTIANKMCFHGEKMGDVSIIEKILHSVTSKFDYVACFIEESNDLDIMTIDKLQSSLLVNEQRMKRHTVEEQTLKIALDSRTRRTNRGVAHFEVEDEDVGDQVLTKTLVECFYCHDLDHFQYECPKKNKGKESQAHFA from the coding sequence atgaacaaaagaaaggaGGTAGCAGATCCGAAATTTAAAGACTTAAGAGCTAATAACTACCTTTTCCAGACCATCGATTGCTCAATTCAAGAGACTATTTTGgataaagaaaggaaaggaattTGGGAttccatgaagaaaaaattccAAGGAAATACAAAGGTGAAACGAGCACAACTACAGGCTCTATGCAAGAACTTTAAGATCCTTCATATGAAGGAAGGTGAGACTTTTTCTGATTTCTTTTCTCGTAATCTCACCATTGCTAATAAAATGTGTTTTCATGGTGAAAAGATGGGTGATGTTAGCATTATTGAGAAAATTCTGCACTCCGTGACTTCAAAGTTTGATTACGTGGCTTGCTTCATTGAAGAATCCAATGATTTGGACATCATGACCATTGATAAATTGCAGAGTAGTCTACTGGTAAATGAACAACGTATGAAAAGACATACTGTAGAAGAGCAGACATTGAAGATCGCTCTTGACAGCCGTACAAGGAGAACAAATCGTGGGGTGGCACATTTCGAGGTAGAGGACGAGGACGTGGGAGACCAGGTTTTAACAAAAACTCTTGTCGAGTGTTTTTATTGTCATGACCTCGATCATTTTCAGTATGAATGTCCCAAGAAGAATAAGGGAAAGGAATCACAAGCTCATTTTGCTTGA
- the LOC111784280 gene encoding uncharacterized protein LOC111784280: MAGDSGSFTTPCVPKFDGDYEHWSLVMEMENLLRSKEYWSTIQSGFEEPKGNEALSAAQQNEINEARLKDLRAKNYLFQSIDKIILKTIIQKDTSKQLWDSMKLKYQGNARVKRAQLQRLCRTFETLEMKAGKGVSEYFSRVMSTTNDMRNCGEDMPDVKIVEKILRSLTDKFNFVVCLIEESKEIDQLTVDELQASLLVHEQKVIDKRSEEQVLQVENVSSYGQGRDRGTFQRGRGYSRGRRRGRSFVNWSAINCFRCGKQGHYQFECPGLEKEAVIILNLTRRKNCY, encoded by the coding sequence ATGGCAGGTGATTCAGGAAGCTTTACTACACCATGTGTTCCTAAATTCGATGGAGACTACGAGCATTGGAGTTTGGTCatggaaatggaaaatctCTTGCGTTCCAAGGAATATTGGAGTACTATTCAATCTGGTTTCGAGGAACCAAAAGGAAACGAAGCACTAAGCGCAGCCCAGCAAAACGAAATCAATGAAGCAAGACTCAAAGATCTGAGAGCAAAGAATTATCTCTTTCAATCCATTGataagattattttaaaaactatcaTTCAAAAGGATACTTCCAAGCAATTGTGGGATTCAATGAAACTCAAGTATCAAGGAAATGCTAGAGTGAAGCGAGCCCAGCTACAACGACTTTGCAGAACATTCGAAACTTTAGAGATGAAAGCAGGAAAAGGTGTTTCTGAGTATTTTTCAAGAGTTATGTCTACTACTAATGACATGAGAAATTGCGGAGAAGATATGCCGGATGTCAAAATTGTTGAGAAAATACTTCGAAGTCTCACCGATAAATTCAACTTCGTAGTATGCTTAATTGAAGAATCCAAGGAAATTGACCAATTAACCGTCGATGAATTACAGGCATCTTTGCTTGTACATGAACAAAAAGTGATTGATAAGAGGAGTGAAGAGCAGGTTCTGCAGGTGGAGAATGTATCAAGCTATGGACAAGGAAGAGACAGAGGGACATTTCAGAGAGGAAGAGGTTACTCTAGAGGACGGAGAAGAGGTAGATCTTTTGTGAACTGGTCGGCCATCAACTGTTTTCGATGTGGAAAGCAAGGACATTACCAATTTGAATGTCCAGGCTTAGAAAAAGAAGCTGTCATTATTCTGAATTTGACAAGGAGGAAGAACTGCTATTGA